A single genomic interval of Treponema sp. J25 harbors:
- a CDS encoding tetratricopeptide repeat protein — MWKLIVQFFRMLFKKKEDDPDQIKEEVWTTDLSHPGKGRFIPEESTKYRGFYTKQGFTLELYHEHTLTWIEDPLYRYQDLFIQLDVHFSTPTAYYAGGLQFHRVDDSSYYSLLVSNRGYFRLDLLFNGRTMPLIGWTEIPRSQEKEASGKTREQFQSEKTRQENPSVPPVSLSVPITAVQIGLIVSGERMCILINNRWAAEIQDATIPEGRLALLGVLYEKPKETHQSASLLFRHLHVDSRPLNVEAYYIRWTSFIPISPSARYNLAETFFVMNQPHAALVQLKRLWKERPGPRTASELLLAGRSALLLGLHQEAEEYFDHCIEVDSQAEESRAALAEKAKILYLQDRYGELIELTREALGFFPQDPVLHTLQAHGAFQLGLYEEALSSYQEAFQKDNDNGLLAQNIGSTFEKLGNPEEALRWYCKAGKLFLNQEQYHDLELLIPRLQELGSSSAEAHGIIGKYFFAVEEYPKAQHELERAHTLNAQEDAAVPYLLALISIQEGHRKKALSLLEEAIALDPAVATFHFRLAESRFILYGSTHDGKTLYHLEEALRLDPGNGWIHNLAAQIAMAKGDVTTAKIHLEKARELLGEEIPLIINQAELLYLQGEPAQALELVSRYEHDDTTGEAAHEKGTILYRLGRFEEADEAFQEALRKNPRSIEYQLSRAHLLIDMGLYGEADDILADAYETEGKEPYLSRILDLIGYVATKKGEFPRAEVAYRLAIEAAPEEVHLYQELAWLYLTMGRWQQARELIDKLKTLRNREDTELEAAITALEEQYLESTTEKVTCSVCQRLWRLPRQLPPVPPLKLVAQPPEDLPAGMCPSCGKIYCIQCAKEHLDAGGRFLCPTCQQHLKLIDDRLRYLLYEWSRQSEIAKNINF, encoded by the coding sequence GCTATCAAGATCTTTTTATTCAGCTTGATGTTCATTTTTCTACACCTACGGCGTATTATGCGGGGGGGCTTCAGTTTCATCGGGTTGATGACAGTTCCTATTATTCCCTGCTGGTTTCCAATAGGGGCTATTTTCGGCTGGATCTCCTCTTTAACGGCCGGACCATGCCTCTTATTGGGTGGACCGAAATACCCCGGAGTCAGGAAAAGGAAGCTTCAGGGAAAACCAGAGAACAGTTCCAGTCTGAGAAGACAAGGCAAGAAAACCCCTCTGTTCCGCCGGTATCCCTTTCCGTCCCAATCACGGCGGTTCAAATTGGGCTTATCGTCTCTGGGGAACGGATGTGTATTCTTATCAACAATCGATGGGCCGCCGAAATCCAGGATGCCACCATTCCCGAAGGTCGGCTTGCCCTTTTGGGAGTGCTTTACGAAAAACCAAAGGAAACTCACCAATCGGCATCTCTCCTCTTCCGCCATCTCCACGTGGATTCCCGGCCTTTGAACGTAGAAGCCTATTACATCCGCTGGACCTCTTTTATCCCGATTAGTCCCAGTGCTCGCTATAATCTGGCGGAAACCTTTTTTGTGATGAACCAACCCCACGCAGCCCTGGTTCAGCTGAAACGGCTTTGGAAAGAACGTCCTGGTCCTCGGACAGCTTCGGAACTGCTGTTGGCGGGTCGTTCGGCCCTGCTCCTGGGGCTTCACCAAGAAGCGGAAGAATATTTCGACCACTGCATAGAAGTAGATAGTCAGGCCGAAGAATCCCGCGCTGCCCTGGCAGAGAAGGCAAAAATCCTGTATCTCCAGGACCGCTACGGAGAATTGATAGAGCTTACCCGGGAAGCCCTGGGCTTTTTTCCCCAGGATCCGGTGCTTCACACCTTGCAGGCCCACGGGGCCTTTCAGCTTGGCCTGTACGAAGAGGCCCTGAGTTCCTATCAGGAGGCCTTTCAAAAGGATAATGACAACGGCCTTTTGGCCCAAAACATTGGCTCCACCTTCGAAAAACTGGGAAACCCAGAGGAAGCCCTGCGATGGTACTGTAAGGCAGGGAAACTGTTCCTTAACCAGGAACAGTATCATGACCTGGAGCTTCTTATCCCCCGACTCCAGGAACTGGGGTCTAGCTCTGCCGAGGCCCACGGGATTATAGGGAAGTATTTTTTTGCGGTGGAAGAATACCCCAAAGCGCAACATGAACTGGAACGGGCCCACACCCTTAATGCCCAGGAAGACGCGGCCGTTCCGTATCTCCTGGCCCTGATCAGCATTCAGGAGGGGCATCGGAAAAAGGCGCTCTCCCTATTAGAAGAAGCCATTGCCCTCGATCCTGCGGTGGCAACCTTTCATTTTCGACTTGCCGAGAGCCGCTTCATCCTCTATGGCTCCACCCATGATGGAAAAACCCTCTATCACCTGGAAGAGGCCCTGCGGCTGGATCCCGGTAATGGATGGATCCACAACCTGGCCGCCCAGATCGCCATGGCAAAGGGAGATGTAACGACCGCCAAAATTCATCTTGAAAAGGCCCGGGAACTCTTAGGCGAAGAAATACCCCTCATTATCAACCAGGCAGAGCTTCTGTACCTTCAGGGAGAGCCTGCCCAGGCCCTAGAACTGGTAAGTCGCTACGAGCACGACGATACCACCGGAGAAGCGGCTCACGAAAAGGGAACCATCCTGTATCGTCTCGGACGGTTTGAAGAAGCAGACGAGGCTTTTCAGGAAGCGCTGAGAAAGAATCCCCGATCCATTGAATACCAACTTTCCCGGGCACACCTGCTTATCGATATGGGGTTGTACGGAGAAGCGGACGATATCCTGGCAGATGCCTATGAAACCGAAGGGAAAGAGCCCTACCTTTCCCGTATTCTGGATCTTATTGGCTATGTGGCCACCAAGAAAGGGGAATTCCCCCGGGCAGAAGTGGCCTACCGATTGGCAATCGAAGCCGCCCCAGAGGAGGTCCATCTGTATCAAGAACTGGCCTGGCTGTACCTCACCATGGGACGCTGGCAACAGGCCCGGGAACTTATCGATAAGCTTAAGACCCTTCGAAACAGAGAGGATACGGAATTGGAGGCTGCTATTACGGCATTAGAAGAACAATACCTTGAAAGTACCACGGAGAAAGTCACCTGTTCGGTCTGTCAGCGCCTGTGGCGACTTCCCCGACAGCTTCCTCCCGTGCCGCCCCTCAAGCTGGTGGCCCAGCCTCCGGAGGACCTTCCCGCCGGTATGTGTCCTTCCTGCGGGAAAATTTACTGTATCCAGTGTGCCAAAGAACATCTGGATGCGGGGGGCCGTTTTTTGTGCCCCACCTGTCAACAGCATTTAAAACTGATTGATGACCGACTTCGGTATCTTTTGTATGAATGGAGCCGTCAATCAGAGATTGCGAAAAACATCAATTTTTGA